In the genome of Quercus robur chromosome 3, dhQueRobu3.1, whole genome shotgun sequence, one region contains:
- the LOC126716785 gene encoding uncharacterized protein LOC126716785 yields MSLITEEIKAKAEYYQGDKLCQEKSKFLLTDMGLPNGLLPLQDIEECGYVKETGFVWLKQKKSTTHKFEKIGKLVSYATEVTAYVEPKKIKKLSGVKTKELLVWITLNEIFVDDPPTGKITFKTPTGLFRTFPVSAFEVEEEVKEKEAVEAVKEI; encoded by the coding sequence atgtCTCTAATCACAGAGGAAATCAAGGCCAAGGCTGAGTACTACCAAGGAGATAAGCTCTGTCAGGAGAAATCAAAGTTTTTGCTCACAGATATGGGCTTGCCTAATGGCTTATTGCCTTTGCAAGACATTGAGGAATGTGGGTATGTGAAAGAAACTGGCTTTGTGTGGCTAAAGCAGAAAAAGAGCACAACCCACAAGTTTGAAAAGATTGGCAAGCTTGTTTCTTATGCCACTGAAGTCACAGCCTATGTTGAGcccaaaaaaatcaagaagCTAAGTGGGGTTAAGACCAAGGAGCTTTTGGTTTGGATTACACTCAATGAAATCTTTGTGGATGATCCTCCAACTGGAAAGATTACTTTCAAGACTCCTACTGGGCTGTTCAGGACATTCCCAGTTTCAGCTTTTGAAGTTGAGGAGGAAGTCAAGGAAAAGGAAGCTGTGGAAGCTGTCAAAGAAATCTGA
- the LOC126720026 gene encoding uncharacterized protein LOC126720026, which translates to MSLVTEEIKAKAEYYQGHQFCQEKSKFLLTEMGLPNGLLPLQDIEECGYVKETGFVWLRQKRSITHKFEKIGKLVSYATEVSAYIEHKKIKRLSGVNDKELLIWVTLNEIFVDDPPTEKIIIKSLTGLSRSLPVSAFEIEDGKDL; encoded by the coding sequence ATGTCTCTGGTTACAGAGGAAATCAAGGCCAAGGCTGAGTACTACCAAGGGCATCAGTTCTGTCAAGAGAAGTCAAAGTTTTTGCTAACAGAAATGGGCTTGCCCAATGGCTTATTGCCACTGCAAGACATTGAGGAATGTGGGTATGTGAAAGAAACTGGCTTTGTGTGGCTAAGGCAGAAAAGGAGCATAACCCACAAGTTTGAAAAGATTGGCAAGCTTGTTTCTTATGCCACTGAAGTCTCAGCTTATATtgagcacaaaaaaatcaagagGCTTAGTGGGGTCAATGACAAGGAGCTTTTGATTTGGGTTACACTCAATGAAATCTTTGTGGATGATCCTCCAactgaaaaaattattatcaagaGTCTTACAGGGCTGTCCAGGAGCTTGCCAGTTTCAGCTTTTGAAATTGAGGATGGAAAAGATCTCTGA
- the LOC126716786 gene encoding putative pentatricopeptide repeat-containing protein At1g56570, translating to MSTKRLLSTADFHAIPPIIRNSLQWAHNSTAQSNTPFLPKGPSVLATNLIKSYSERGLIKEARILFDEMPERDVVAWTAMIAGYTSCNHYSHAWAMFCEMVRNGVEPNAFTLSSALKGCKSMKALSYGALVHGLAIKHGMKESMYVNNALMDMYATCCVSMDEACMVFQEIDVKNAVSWTTLITGYTHRGDGYGGLRVFRQMLLEEAELNPFSFSIAVRACTSIGSYTLGKLIHSAVITHGFDTNLPVMNSILDMYCRCGCLSEANQYFHEMNEKDLITWNTLITGYERLDSTESLHIFSQMESEGFSPNCFTFTSVTAACANLAVLNCGQQVHGGIVRRGLDGNLALANAIIDMYAKCGSISDSRKVFSEMTCRDLVSWTTMMIGYGAHGYGKEAVELFDEMIRSGIRPDKIVYMAVLSACSHAGLVDEGLRYFKSMVGDYNISPNQEIYGCVVDLLGRAGRVEEAYELIESMPFKPDESVWGALLGACKAHKLPNLGKLAARRVLDLRPNMVGTYVMLSNIYAAEGKWGEYANMRKLMRGMGSKKEAGRSWIEVRDQVYSFVVGDKMGSHIKWVYGVLDLLIWHMKEAGYVPDLDCLIHDQEDAT from the exons ATGAGCACTAAAAGACTACTTTCTACGGCTGATTTCCATGCAATCCCACCCATTATCCGAAACTCCCTTCAATGGGCCCACAACTCCACCGCCCAATCGAACACACCTTTTTTACCAAAGGGTCCTTCCGTATTGGCCACAAACCTCATCAAATCATACTCTGAAAGGGGCTTGATAAAAGAGGCCCGGATACTGTTCGATGAAATGCCTGAGAGAGATGTCGTTGCATGGACTGCCATGATTGCTGGATACACGTCTTGCAACCACTACAGCCATGCATGGGCTATGTTCTGTGAGATGGTAAGGAATGGAGTGGAGCCAAATGCGTTTACTTTGTCCAGTGCTTTGAAGGGTTGTAAGAGCATGAAGGCTCTTTCATATGGGGCATTGGTCCATGGCTTGGCCATCAAGCATGGCATGAAGGAGTCTATGTATGTTAATAATGCACTCATGGATATGTATGCTACGTGTTGTGTTAGCATGGACGAGGCATGCATGGTCTTTCAGGAGATAGATGTTAAAAATGCTGTTTCATGGACTACTTTGATCACTGGTTACACTCATAGAGGTGATGGCTATGGTGGGCTTCGAGTTTTCAGGCAAATGTTGCTG GAGGAAGCAGAACTCAACCCATTTAGCTTTTCAATTGCCGTTAGAGCTTGCACCTCAATCGGCTCATACACTTTGGGCAAGCTAATACATTCAGCAGTGATTACACATGGGTTCGATACCAATCTTCCTGTCATGAATTCTATACTAGACATGTATTGCAGGTGTGGTTGTTTATCGGAGGCAAATCAGTATTTCCATGAAATGAATGAGAAAGATTTAATTACATGGAATACCTTGATAACTGGTTATGAAAGGTTGGACTCTACTGAGTCTTTACATATCTTTTCACAAATGGAGTCAGAAGGTTTTAGTCCAAATTGCTTCACATTTACCAGTGTTACAGCTGCCTGTGCAAATTTAGCAGTATTGAATTGCGGACAACAGGTTCATGGAGGAATTGTTCGCAGAGGCCTTGACGGGAACTTGGCATTGGCTAATGCAATTATTGACATGTATGCCAAGTGTGGGAGCATAAGTGATTCACGCAAAGTTTTTAGTGAAATGACTTGCAGAGATTTGGTCTCTTGGACTACTATGATGATTGGATATGGGGCTCATGGATATGGAAAAGAGGCTGTTGAATTGTTTGATGAGATGATCAGGTCTGGTATTAGACCTGATAAGATTGTGTATATGGCAGTTCTGAGTGCTTGCAGCCATGCTGGACTTGTAGATGAAGGTTTGAGGTATTTCAAATCAATGGTGGGTGATTATAATATTTCTCCAAATCAGGAGATTTATGGCTGTGTAGTGGATCTGCTAGGGCGTGCAGGGAGAGTTGAGGAGGCTTATGAGCTAATAGAGAGTATGCCATTTAAACCTGATGAGTCTGTATGGGGGGCACTTCTTGGAGCTTGTAAAGCCCATAAGCTTCCGAATTTGGGCAAATTGGCAGCTCGCAGAGTTTTAGATTTGAGGCCAAATATGGTGGGGACTTACGTGATGCTGTCAAATATATATGCAGCTGAAGGTAAGTGGGGGGAGTATGCAAATATGAGGAAGCTGATGAGAGGGATGGGGAGTAAGAAAGAGGCAGGGAGGAGTTGGATTGAGGTAAGAGACCAGGTTTATAGTTTTGTTGTTGGAGATAAGATGGGTTCTCACATAAAGTGGGTGTATGGAGTTTTGGATTTGTTGATTTGGCATATGAAAGAAGCAGGGTATGTACCAGATTTGGATTGCTTAATACATGACCAAGAAGATGCAACTTGA
- the LOC126716787 gene encoding protein AGENET DOMAIN (AGD)-CONTAINING P1-like isoform X1, which yields MSIAKEVKANDATAQKMFSKGTLVEVSSDDDGFEGAWFAATVVKAVGKDKFLVQYQSLRTDDDSGFLREEFDTLHIRPCPPETLVVDRFSLFEEVDALYNDGWWVGVISKVLGGSKYLVYFRDTDEEIEFKHSDLRPHQDWIDGKWIMASQALMKLLYL from the exons ATGTCAATCGCAAAGGAGGTGAAGGCTAATGACGCAACAGCACAAAAAATGTTCAGCAAGGGGACACTAGTTGAGGTTagcagtgatgatgatggtttTGAAGGTGCCTGGTTTGCTGCAACTGTCGTTAAAGCAGTGGGAAAGGACAAGTTCCTTGTCCAGTACCAGAGCCTGAGGACTGATGATGATTCAGGCTTTCTGAGAGAAGAGTTTGATACCCTGCATATTAGGCCATGTCCACCAGAAACTCTTGTTGTTGATCGTTTTAGTCTttttgaagaagttgatgctttGTACAATGATGGGTGGTGGGTGGGTGTGATTTCTAAGGTTCTTGGTGGCTCAAAATACTTAGTTTACTTTAGGGACACGGATGAGGAAATAGAGTTTAAGCATTCTGACTTAAGGCCACATCAGGACTGGATTGATGGAAAATGGATTATGGCTTCCCAG GCTCTGATGAAGTTGCTTTACTTGTGA
- the LOC126716787 gene encoding protein AGENET DOMAIN (AGD)-CONTAINING P1-like isoform X2 — translation MSIAKEVKANDATAQKMFSKGTLVEVSSDDDGFEGAWFAATVVKAVGKDKFLVQYQSLRTDDDSGFLREEFDTLHIRPCPPETLVVDRFSLFEEVDALYNDGWWVGVISKVLGGSKYLVYFRDTDEEIEFKHSDLRPHQDWIDGKWIMASQVLGRELNN, via the exons ATGTCAATCGCAAAGGAGGTGAAGGCTAATGACGCAACAGCACAAAAAATGTTCAGCAAGGGGACACTAGTTGAGGTTagcagtgatgatgatggtttTGAAGGTGCCTGGTTTGCTGCAACTGTCGTTAAAGCAGTGGGAAAGGACAAGTTCCTTGTCCAGTACCAGAGCCTGAGGACTGATGATGATTCAGGCTTTCTGAGAGAAGAGTTTGATACCCTGCATATTAGGCCATGTCCACCAGAAACTCTTGTTGTTGATCGTTTTAGTCTttttgaagaagttgatgctttGTACAATGATGGGTGGTGGGTGGGTGTGATTTCTAAGGTTCTTGGTGGCTCAAAATACTTAGTTTACTTTAGGGACACGGATGAGGAAATAGAGTTTAAGCATTCTGACTTAAGGCCACATCAGGACTGGATTGATGGAAAATGGATTATGGCTTCCCAG GTTTTGGGCAGGGAGCTAAATAATTGA